TCCAGTAGTGTACACGACCTTGGCGCAGGCGGTCTGAACTTTGTAATGGATTCGGTAATTTCTGTAGAAAAGTTTCTGCTAAATTTAGACGGGCAATCATCTGCTCCCAATTGTCAGCATAATAAGACACGCTACAAAGTTTAATAATTGTATCTATACGCAGACGGCAATTATCCATCGTATCGCTCAATTTAGCCAAAGCATCCAACGCATCACCATAATGCAACCTCGCTTCGACATAAGCATAAAGTTTCGCTGCATCATCACCCGCCTTAATCAAATAATCCGCTGCTTTTTCCCAATCTTCACCCAACCAGAAATGTTTTCCCAAAATAGTGTGAAACTCACTAATTCTTTCGGCAAACACAACTTGGATTGCTTCCCCAACTTTTCGATGTAATTCCTTGCGCCGAGGACTCAACAAACTCTGATAAGCTACCTCTTGAGTCAGCGCGTGTTTAAAAATATATTCAATTTCCGGATTTCTTGCCTTTTCCCTAATTAATTCTTCCCTCTCCAAATGAGACAATTCGGCTTCAATCCCCACTGTATTTTCTGCTATTTGCAACAATACTCGATACAGAAAAACTCTGCCAATCACTGAAGCTTGTTGCACCAACCATTTCGTTTCATCTGGCAACCGATCTAAGCGCGACATCAACACACCCTGCAAGGTATTCGGTACTGTCACGCTTTCAATTAACGGCGTTGCTATCCAACCTTCTCCTGATTTATCCTGAATTAATATACCTCGTTCAATTAAAGAGCGAATGATTTCTTCTACAAAAAACGGATTGCCATCTGCTTTACTCAAAATTACCTTTTTTAACTTTTCTGGTAATTCTGGTAGAGAAAGCAGTTGAGAAACTAATTGAATTGCGGATGTTTCAGATAAAGGTAACAGGGAAATTTCGGTAAATATTTCATTATATTTTGACTTTACAAATGTGCGAAATGATTTGAGATTTTGGTCAGATTGTCTTCGGAAAACACAGACGATCGCTAAAGGTATTTTACCTGTGAGTGGGAGCAAACGTTCTACTAATTCTACAGAAGTAAGATCCGCCCAGTGCATATCTTCAATAACTAACACGGTGGGATGACCTAACCCCCCCAGCCCCCCTTCCCTGCGAGGGAAGGGGGGAGTAAGAGTAGGAGTAGGAGTAGGAGTCGGACTCCCCTCTCCTGGTAGGAGAGGGGTAGGGGGAGAGGTCAAAAATTCCTCAATTAATCCTTCTAGCTTTTGGCGCAAGCTTTCCGCTGAAAAACTGGCAAGCAGCGCTGCTTCTTCAGGAGAAAGACGCAATGCAAGTAGATTGGCGAAGATGGCAAAAGCTTGTTTATTATCTGGAAATACTTGTGCGATCGCACTTTGCAAACGTTGGCGTGCTATCTCTTCGGAATCTTCATCTTTAATTCCCGCATAGCGACGAAACAAATCGAGAAAAGCACTGTAAGCAAGTGAGGTGGTGTGCGAAAAACAGCGCCCTTCTAACCAAATAGCACGATTTCCAATTAGCGATCGCCATTCTGCCATTAAGCGCGATTTGCCCAATCCCGCTTCACCGCTAATAATAACAATACGTCCTTCTCCTGCTTCTAGTTCTTGCAAGACTTCTCGCAATTGGTTAAATTCGCGATCGCGCCCTACCATTTTAGAAGTTAATCCTTTCAATCCTCGCGATTTACCGGGATTGATTTTTGCTCTGAGGAGTTCAAATACTGCTAGAGGTTCCTGTTTTCCTTTAACAGTAATGGGGTCGAGTATTTGGAAAGTAAACGCTTCCGAAGTGAGGCGATATGTTTCTTTACTAACTAAAATTTGACCGGAGTCGGCGCTACTTTCCAATCGCGATGCAACATTTACGGCATCGCCCATGACGGTGTAGGATAATCGGGAATCGGTACCGACACTACCAGCAATAACTGTACCAGTATTGATGCCGATGTGAAACGATAGAGGTTGTTCTAGGCGATCGATCCAACGGCGATTAAAACTTTCCAATCTTTCTCGCATAGAAAGGGCCGATCGCAAAGCTCTTTCTGGGTCATCTTCGTGTGCGATCGGTGCGCCGAAAACTGCCATAATCGCATCACCGATGAATTTGTCGATATACCCTTCATATTCATAAACAGCTTCCGCCCATTCTTTCAGCGCTGCATTGACAATTTCCATCACCTCTTCCGGATCGAGGCGATCGCTCAAAGCGGTGAAGCCGGAGAGGTCAGCAAACATTACTGTAACTTGTCTGCGCTCGTTTTCGATCCGTCCGATCGCGCGAATTTTCTCAGCTAGTTCCTTGGGGATGTAACTTTGGATTTTGGCGAGTAGTTCTTCTGGCGCGGTAAGGACTGCACAAGCCGGTGCTTCTTTTTGCTGGGCTTTGAGGGAGTCGAGCTTTTCTGTTAGGGTAGCTATTGTGAGATCGACTACGGTATCGCCCAGCGTGGGGCGCAGAGATTCTTGGGTAGCGATCGCCTGTTGCAGTTGGGTAATTTGTTCTTCTAGGGACGCCATCTAGCTGAAGGATGAGTTAGAGCTTTTAGTTCTGTCATAACTCATCCATATGGGGGAAGGCAATTTTTCGATCGCCATAGCTTGTAGTGACTTCACTACTCCCACTTAATTCATTCTGACTCCTTCTTTGATAAACTCATCAAATTACACAACTTGTAAACCGCTCTTGCTCCCACATTACCATCCCACTCAGCATCTCCCACTTCGCAAACATCAAAACCAATAATTTGCCGTCCGCTATTTACCACTTCTCGGAATAAACAAAAAGCTTGTTCTAATTCCAAACCTCCGGGGACTGGTGTTCCCGTGTTAGGGCAAAGTTTAGGATCTAATCCATCCACATCAAAACTAATGTAAACTCGCTCTGGTAATTCCGACACTATTTGTCTACAAATTTCTAACCAATTCATTCCCCCATAAACCTTTTGTTTGAGGTGAGGATCGAAATAAGTAGAAACTCGCTCTTCCGATTCTCTAATTAAATTTATTTCATCCAAAGAAACATCGCGAATTCCCACTTGCACTAACTTAGTAACTTGGGGTAACTTCAATACGTTAAACATGATCGAAGCATGAGAAAATTCAAAGCCTTCGTATGCGTCTCTCAAATCTGCGTGAGCGTCAATATGCAGAATTCCAAAATTAGGATAACGTTGAGCTAAGGCTTGAATAGCTCCTAAAGGCACGCTATGATCGCCACCAATGACTGCTACTTGTTTACCCCGGTTTATCGCAGTCGTAGCTCTCTCAAATAACCATTGATTGACATCAGCACATTCCCGATTGATATTTTGCAGCAATTGCAACAAGTGCGGGTCTTCTTCTACGCTTTTTCCTTCTTCCATCTGCTCGATAATTTTAGCAGCATCTTGTCTGAGTAGTTCGCTTTTTTGTTCGATATGGGAAGGAATTTCATCCATAAAAATACCTTCCTTCCAACCATCGGGATAGTCGAAATCATATAAATCCAATTGACGAGAAGCTTCGAGAACTCTTTTCGCTCCCGCCACCGTACCGCAGCCATAGGAAACCGTTACTTCCCAAGGTATCCCGAACACGATGATATTGGCAGAATCGTAGTCAAACGGTAGCCCTAACAAGTTACCATTGTCAACGCCAATACCGCTAGGATCGAAGTTTTGCCGAAGTTCTTCTTTGGTTGCCATTGATATTTCCTCAATTAGTTGTATACTTTGTAGGTGGGGTTTCGCTGTACTCAACCCAACCTACGATTTACGGTTTTGAACGCAACTAGATATCGCTTTCAGTGTATTCAATTTATTTGCTAACAAACACCCGCCACATTACAAATACGATAAAAGTTATATAGCCAAATACTGTTATCCAATCCAACCATTGATTAGAAATTACCCCAAATTCTTCATTCATGATTATTTGTTAACAAGGTTACAAATGAGGTCGCCCGGTGCATCGGTTTCAAATGGTACAACAGTTCCATTCTTTTTCACCGTTTTGCGATCGCGACAATTATATACCTCTTTTGGCTGAGCCACTCCATCAATACTAATGGTTACCCTGTATTCCCAGTGATGCTTAGCGCTACGCCGGATATTCAGAATGCAAATTTTGCGATCGTTAAATTGACGACAGAAGGACGCTTCTGCTGGAAGTGCCATTACTAACCATACCGTCAATAACAGCAATAAAGCTATATATTTCACCTTTTAACTTTTATCTAACATTATAAATTTACCATCTTTTAAATTACCACAACCAAATTTTAATATGACAAAATAGAAAAAGTACTGACTGGCATAGCATGACGTGATGGAAGCCAATAACATACCAAAAGAAATTCCCATCCAACAATTGCGTAACGTAAGAAATGGGATGTTGCGTTTACACAAAGCACTACTCGAATCGGAGAAAATTACTTACGAATATTCTCACGGAAAAATTCCATCTAAAGGTGAGTTTTTCCGACTAGCGATCGAAGACCAATGGTTTAGCTGGCTGCGCCCCATCTCTCAGTTTATCGTCCTCGTAGATGAAACTCTCAGCGCTAAAGAACCCGTTACCTTTAATCAAGTAGATAAACTGCTCAAAGAAGCACGTAATTTACTTTTACCGTCAGAGGAGGGGACTGACTCGCAGAAGAGATATTATTCAGCTATTCAGAACGATCCCGAAGTTGCTTCCCTTCATTTAGAAGTATCCCGATTTCTAAGCAATGATGCTTAACTTCATCAGTTACTAGTTCTCAGGCTGAGCCTGGGAACTAGGGAACACGAGGCTCTGCATCGCTTTAATATTCGATCGATCGACAAATCAAATAAAGTTATTTATTTTTAATCGCAACTACCCGAATTCTCCGGTAATCTGCATACCAAGTTCCATCGCGATACAAAATTGGTTGCAATCGTTGCTCGACTTCTTTAATCACATTTATTTGTTCTTCAAGAGAAAGCCCGCTAATAAAATTGCTGGCAAACATTTTAAGCCAATTCCCGATTCCGGCTTCTCCTTCTAGAGGGGTTGGGCGATCGAATAACACCGCATAAGTTACATCAAAACCTTGTTTTTCTAGTTTAGTGCTATATTCGCCAATACTCGGAAAATACCAAGGATTCATTTTGTCAGCATCGGCATAACCGATTTCTTTTAAAACGTTATTGAGTGCATCAACGATTGCTTTGACATTACCTTTACCGCCAAACTCCGCCACAAATCGACCGCCTGGTTTGAGGGATTGCCAAATGCAATGAATAACAGCATCTGCTTGCGGAATCCAATGCAATGCAGCATTAGAAAAAACCACATCAAAAGGTTCTTTAACTAGAAAATCTCTAGCATCTGCCACTGCAAATTCAAGCTGGGGATAGTTATTTTTGGCCTTTTCAATCATCTCGTTAGATTGGTCGATCCCTGCTACTATCGCGCCAGTTTCAGCAATTTTTTGGGTTAGTTGTCCCGTTCCGCAACCCAAATCGAGAATGCGTTCTCCTGGTTGTGGAGATAGCAATTCGAGTAATGCTTCCCCATACTGCCAAACAAAAGCGTGCTTATCCTCATAAAGAGTGGCATTCCAGGTATTTTTTGACATAATATTTCACCTTATCGCTTTTTTTGACACTCTCACCGTCAAGCTGGCGCTGTGACGGGAGATTCTTGCTTCACTAAAGAACGCTTTTTGGTACAAGTACCAACGAGTCTTACTTCTTCTCCACAAGCTTGAAATTCTGTGTGTCCCACAGTATTTGACAGTATTCTTATACCTTCTTCCCATAAATTCTGCGTTGCGTTTTCATCTCTATCATGGTGAGTTTTACATTCAGGACAAACCCATTCACGAATACTGAGATTTAATAAATTATTTTTAACTTTGCAACTATTACAAAGCTTGCTACTGGGAAAGAATCTGTCAACTTGAATAAATATTCCTCCCTCTCTATTTAGTTTATAACTGATAAAATTAAGCAGCATTCCCCAACCAGCGTCTAATATTGATTTCGCTAGTTTGGTTCGTGCTAATCCTTTAATACAAAGGTTCTCAGCTATAATGACTTGGTTTTCGTCAACTAACTTTCTTGAGAGTTTGTGAAGTAAATCTTGTCTTGTGTTAGCTATCTTTTCATGGACTTTCGCTACTCTTTTAACTTGTTTTAGACGATTTAAAGAGCCTTTTTTCTTTTTAGATAAAGCTTGTTGTCTGCGTTTTAAACGTTTAGCATATTTTCTAGTAGGTTTAATTGGATCGACTTTATTAAAGTCTTTCCCATCAAACGTAGTAACTAGGTTACTTAAACCTAAGTCAATGCTTGTGATTTTCCCTTCTTTCTTATTGGTTAAATCATCCGTCTCAAATAAGATTGCAGCAAAATATTTATCTGTACTCGTTTTGGAAACAGTCACAGATTTAATTTTACCGTTAATACTTTTTGAGATTGAAGCTTTAACAATCCCAAGTTTGGGAAGTTTTAAGCCACCATTTTTAATCGAACAGCTTTCAGGGTAACGAATCGACTGCTTTCTGTGTCTACTTTTAAACTTAGGAAATCTAGCTCGTAAGCCAAAGAAATTCTTAAACGCAGATTCTAAGTTTTTAAGTGTCTGTTGTAATGTAGCAGCAGTTACTTCTTGTAACCATTCAAAATTAGGTAGCTTTTTGAGTTGGGTTAAGTCTTTTGCCATATCGCAATAACTCATACCCTTACCCGTTTCTTGATACTGAATGTTAGTTTTATTCAAGTAATAATTAAACACAAACCGAGAACAACCGAAGCTTTTAGCTAATGCTTCTTGTTGCTCTTTGTTTGGGTAAATTCTAACCTTGAGAACGTCTAACATCAGTGATCTAGAAGCTCAACTTATCTAATCCTAACACTTGATGCTACAGTTGAACAATTAAAGAAATATGTTGAACAACAATCAACTCCAGAATAAGGATTCGCTACCGCTCAGTTTATATATTTGGTCGGCATTCATCTCCCGTTAATTCGTAGGATGTAACGGGAGTCCTCTGCCTCCATTCTTGATAGATTAGAAGATTTAGGTTTTAATCGCTTCCGTTATTGCTATATTCTGGGTTTCGTCACTCATGTTTTAGCCTAGCACTTTGGACTACCAAACAAATAAACCACTGGATTCAGTCCAAAGTTATGATGGCTAAAACCCTTTATTTATAGAGGTTTTGGTATGTTTTTTCGCATTGGTAACGGTTACGATATTCACCGACTGGTAGAAGGACGGCGTTTAATTTTGGGCGGAGTGGAAATTGCCCATGAATTAGGTTTGTTGGGGCATAGCGATGCGGATGTGCTAACTCACGCCATTATGGATGCCATGTTGGGGGCGCTCAGTTTGGGGGATATCGGTCATTATTTTCCACCTACAGATCCGAAATGGGCGGGGGCTGATAGTTTGGTTTTATTAAGTCAAGTAAATCAATTGGTAGTAGATAGGGGTTGGCAAATTAGTAATATTGATTCTGTGGTAGTAGCGGAACGTCCGAAGCTAAAGCCCCATATTTCTGCAATGCGCGATCGTCTCGCCAGCGTTCTTAAATTGGCACCGGAGCAAATTGGCATTAAAGCTACTACTAATGAAAAATTAGGCCCCGTTGGGAGAGAGGAAGGAATATCAGCTTATGCAGTTGCTTTGTTGGTGAATTCTAACTAAATTTTTAATTTTTTTGGTTAGAGAGTGTCCGTTAGTTAGGATATACAACAGATTGTAGGTACGTTAGGGTGGGCAAAAAATAAACAGTATCTTTTCTTAAAAGATTTAATTTTTTAGTTGGCTTCTGCCCACCCTATGAATATAAAAAAATATGAAGATTTTTCCTTTTATTAAATGGAATAATTGGCGGTGCTGGTTAACAGTAACTCTAGGATTACTAAGCGCGATCGCACTTTCATCATGTAACCCAGTTCAACTGAGAACTCAGGCATCTCAAGTATCCCAAATCGTTGCCAGTAGGGTGGGAGAACCGGCTACTTTCAATTATGCTCTCGATCAATCATCGCCGAGTGCGTTAGATTTCGTTTACGAAGGACTGATCGGCCAAAACGGGATAACGGGAGAAGTTGAGCCAGCTTTAGCCGAATCGTGGCAATTTTCCGAAGATAAGCAAAAAATCGTATTTACTCTCAGAGAGGGATTAAAGTGGTCGGATGGCGAACCGCTGACAGCAGATGACGTGGTGTTTACTTACGATCGCATTTACCTGAACGACAAGATTAATACCGATATCAGAGATGGCTTAAGAATCGGTGAAAGCGGTGCATTACCGACGATCCGCAAAATAGATAATCGGCGAGTTGAGTTTACCTTACCAGAACCGTTTGCGCCGTTTTTACGTACCACTGAATTAGCTATTTTACCAGCCCATAGTTTGCGAGAATCAGTGGAAACAATGGATGTAGACGGACAGCCGAAATTTAACCGAATGTGGCGTACCGATACCGATCCGAATAAAATTATTGTCAATGGGCCTTATCGGATTACCAGTTATAAAACCAGCGAGAGAGCGATCTTCGATCGCAATCCCTACTACTGGCGCAAAGATGCTAGAGGCAATCGGCTGCCATATATCGATCGCTTGATTTGGCAAATTGTCGATAATTCCGATACCGCATTAATGCAATTTCGCTCTGGTGGACTCGATGTATTGGGAGTTTCCGCTGCTTCCTTTTCTCTACTCAAACGGGAAGAAAAGCGGGGAAATTTTACCATTTATAATGGTGGGCCATCCTCCGGCACAACTTTAATTTCTTTCAATCTCAATAAAGGAAAAAGAGAAAATGGAACCCCATTAGTAAATCCGATTAAATCCCGTTGGTTTAATACAGTAAAATTCAGACAAGCCGTAGCTTACGGGATCGATCGCCAACGCATCATTGACAACGTATTTCGAGGGCTTGCCACCACTCTAAATTCGCCGATTTCCGTCCAAAGTCCCTATTATATTTCTCCCCAGCAAGGTTTAAAAGTATATGATTACAACCCAGAAAAAAGCAAACAACTACTTTTAGAAGCGGGATTTAAATATAACGAACGAGGACAATTATTTGATGCAGATGGTAATCGAGTGCGCTTCACTTTCTTAGGGGGTAGTGGTGGGAGAATCGGCGAAGCAATTGGAGCGCAAATTAAAGAAGATTTGGCTAAAGTGGGAATGCAAATTGACTTCGTAATGGCAGCAGGTAGCGTTATCGGCCAAAAACTGCTCTACACATTTGATTGGGAATGTTATTTGGGAGCTTTTACTGGTAGTGTCGAGCCAAATGATGGGGCAAATTTGTGGTTACCTGATGGGGGATTGCACGTTTTTAATCAAAAAGCGCTACCAGGACAACCTCCAATTTCAGGCAGAGAGATCGCGGATTGGGAAGCGGAAATTGGCCGTCTTTACGTTCAAGGTGCAAAAGAATTAGATGAAGGCAAGCGAAAAGCTATTTATGCAGAAATTCAACGAATTACCCAGGAAAATGTACCTTTTATTTATTTAATAAACCCGCTGACTTTAACTGCGGTCAGAAATACGATCGAAGGAGTAAATTATTCAGGACTCAGAGGACTGTTTTGGAATCTGTACGAACTGAAAGTTGTCAAAAAATCAGGCTATCGTTCTCAGCTGGGTCATTTGGATGAGGCTAGAATTTTCGCCCGTCAGAATTCAGAAGAGAAAAGCATTATGAATTTTGGCTCCTGACTCCTAAAAACACTTTTTACCGCTTTAGGTTCTTAGCCAAAAATATTTCAACAAATTTTAGGCTACTCTTTGTTGTATATGTAGCGATCCTATTTAAATAATCAACCCTACCCTAGCCCTCCCCTTACCAAGGGGAGGGTTGGGAGGGGTTTAGTTGTTCGCAATTCATTTAGGATCGCTATAGTAATGATGATTATCATGTAAATAAGGAATCATAAAATTTAGCCATGCCATTTGCTCCGATTTTTTCAGCCATTACTCGGCGTCGTTCGTTTTTGTTGTTACTCAGTTCTCTTGCTGCCTTTGCTTTTTCGGGATGCCAACCACTGAAATTAAACACTAATGCCGCGCAGGTGCCGCAAGTCGTGATTAGCGTTCTCAGCGACCCCAAAACTTTTAATTATCCTTTAAGTCAAGAATCACCGAATATTTTTGGTTACACTTACGAAGGTTTAATAACTGAAAATGGTCGGGGATTACTCGAACCTGCTTTAGCAGAATCTTGGGAAATTTCAGAGGACAGCAAAAAGATCGTGTTTACCCTAAGAAAAGGGTTGAAATGGTCAGATGGCAAACCTCTCACCGCAGATGACGTAATTTTTAGTTACAACGAAATTTACCTCAACGAAGCAATTCCTACTGATGCAAGAGACGTTCTGAGAATTGGGGAAAGTCGCGCTTTGCCAACAGTAAGAAAAATAGATGATTTGAGAATTGAATTCACTACTCCAGAACCTTTTGCTCCTTTCCTGCGAGTGACGGGATTGCCAATTTTACCCGCTCACGTTTTGCGAGAATCAGTGCAAACTAAAGATTCGGAAGGAAAACCCAAATTTTTAAGTATGTGGGGTATCGATACGCCACCCAGTCAAATTATCGTTAATGGGCCTTACGTTTTGGACAATTACGCTACCAGTCAGCGGGTAATATTTAAGCGGAATCCTTACTACTGGCGCAAAGATGCGGAGGGTAATTCTCAACCTTATATTGAGAGAGTGATTTGGCAAATTGTCGAATCTACCGATACTTCTTTAATTCAGTTTCGTTCTGGTGGTTTGGATGCGGTTGGTGTTAGTCCGGAGTATTTTTCTCTGTTGAAAAAGGAAGAAAACAGGGGTGATTTTACTATTTATAATGGTGGCCCTGCTTCTGGTACGACGTTTCTTTCTTTTAATCTGAATAAAGGTAGCAAAAATGGCAAACTTTTAGTCGATCCGATTAAGTCAAGTTGGTTCCGAAACAAACCATTCCGCCAAGCTGTAGCTTATGCGATCGATCGCCAAACCATGATTAACAATACCTTCCGAGGTTTAGGCGAAATGCAACATTCTCCGGTTTCCGTGCAAAGTCCTTATTACTTGTCACCATCGGAAGGATTAAAAGTCTACGATTACAATCCCCAAAAAGCCAAAGAATTGCTTTTAGAAGCCGGATTTAAATATAACGAAAGAGGTGAATTGTTAGATGAAAAAGGTAATCGAGTTCGCTTCACTTTGATTACTAATGCTGGTAATAAAACTCGCGAAGCAATGGGGGCACAAATCAAACAAGATTTGAGCAAAATTGGCATTCAAGTAGATTTTACTCCGATTGCTTGGAGCGCTTTTACAGATAAACTTTCTAATACTCTTGATTGGGAAGCACATCTTTTAGGTTTTACTGGTGGAGTAGAACCAAATGATGGTGCAAATATCTGGAACAGTAGTGGCGGTTTGCACAGCTTTAATCAAGGGCCACAAGCGGGATCGCCCGTTCAAAATTGGGAGATTTCTGAGTGGGAAAAAGAGATCGATCGCTTAATGGTTGAAGGCGCACAAGAATTAGATGATGCCAAGCGCAAAGAAATTTATGCTAAATTTCAAAACATCGTGCAGGAAGAACTGCCTTTAATTTATTTAGTCAACCCATTATCAATGGGTGCAGTACGCAATAAAATTCAAGGAGTTGATTACTCTGCCTTGGGTGGCGCTTTCTGGAATCTCTATGAACTGAAAGTAACAGAACAAAAGCCAACTGCATTTTAGGATAGTAGGGTGCGTTATTAACGCACCTTATAATCATAGTTTGTAGTAAGGACTTTAGTCCTTAATTTGAGGACTTTAGTCCTCACTACAAACAAGCTTATAAATTATTTTTTCCAGATAATTATGCCATATGGGTTTTACTTTTGGATTTCGTTTCAGGCGGTTAGCATCTATTATAATGCCGTTGATTTTAGGAATTATTTCTCTATTTGTCTTAACAAGTTGTAGCCCGACTAATTTTAAAATCAAAGCAGCACAAGTACCCCAAATAGTACTAACTGCCCTGAGCGATCCGAAAACTTTTAATCCTGCACTAAATCAAGAATTTCCTAACATTTTTCTATTTGCTTTTGACCATTTAACGGAAGAAAATGGCATAACTGGGGCAGTTGAACCATGTTTAGCTGAATCTTGGCAAATTTCGGAAGATAAAAAGCGGATAATTTTTACCCTGCGAGAGGGTTTAAAGTGGTCTGATGGTGAACCATTAACCGCAGATGATGTAGTATTTACCTTTGAAGATGTCATTTTTAACAAAAAAATTCCTACTGACTTCAAAGATTCATTCTCAATCGGTACATCTGGTAGTTTCCCACAAGTTCGCAAAATAGATCATCGCCGCGTCGAATTTATTTTACCAGAACCTTTTGCCCCATTACTAAGATCGGTGGCAGGGCCAGACGGTGCGTATATTCTGCCCAAGCACGTTTTACAAGAGTCAATTAAAACAACAGATGCGAATGGCAATCCTCGGTTTATCTCTACTTGGGGAACCGATACCGACCCAACTAAAATTGTGGTCAATGGGCCGTATAAATTGGAGAGTTTTCTAAGCGGTCAGAGGTTAGTATTTCGCCGCAATCCTTACTATTGGCAACGAGATTCCCAAGGGAATCAATTGCCGTATATCGAGCGAATTATCTGGCAGTTTATGGAAAATACAGATACTCAATTGTTGAGTTTTCGGTCTGGGGATTTGGATGTGATGGGAGATGTGCGTCCGTTACGACCGGAGTATTTTTCTTTGTTGAAAAAAGAAGAAAAAAGAGGAAAGTTTAAGGTTTATAACGGTGGGCCTTGGTCGGGGACAACTTATATTACTTTTAATCTTAGTCAGGCAAGGGATAAAAATAATCGTCCAATTGTCGATCCGATTAAGTCGCGTTGGTTTAATAATTTGGCATTTCGGCAAGCGGTTGCTTATGGGATCGATCGCGATAAAATGCTGAATAATATTTTTCGGGGCATTGGTGAAAAGCAAAATTCTCCGATTTCGGTGCAAAGTCCTTACTATCTTGACCCAAAAGATGGGTTGAAAGTGTATGAATACAATCCAGAAAAAGCGAAAGAATTATTGCTGAATGCGGGGTTTAAATATAACGATCGCCAACAACTCCTCGATGCAGAAGGTAACTTGGTGCGCTTTACTTTCCTCACCAACACTGGTAACAAAATCCGCGAAGCTATAGGTGTTCAAGTTAAAGACGATCTGAGCAGAATTGGAATGCAAATTGATTTCACTCCGATTAACTTTAATGTCCTGGTCGATAAGATTAATAATTCGCGGGAGTGGGAAGCGCACATGATCGGTTTTACAGGAGGAATCGAACCGCATGGTTTAACAAATTTATGGACGAGTCGTGGCGGTTCCCACTCATTTAATTTGGCACCTCAAGTGGGTCAGTTACCTATTTCTGGTTGGCAACCTTTAGACTGGG
Above is a window of Leptolyngbyaceae cyanobacterium DNA encoding:
- a CDS encoding ABC transporter substrate-binding protein translates to MKIFPFIKWNNWRCWLTVTLGLLSAIALSSCNPVQLRTQASQVSQIVASRVGEPATFNYALDQSSPSALDFVYEGLIGQNGITGEVEPALAESWQFSEDKQKIVFTLREGLKWSDGEPLTADDVVFTYDRIYLNDKINTDIRDGLRIGESGALPTIRKIDNRRVEFTLPEPFAPFLRTTELAILPAHSLRESVETMDVDGQPKFNRMWRTDTDPNKIIVNGPYRITSYKTSERAIFDRNPYYWRKDARGNRLPYIDRLIWQIVDNSDTALMQFRSGGLDVLGVSAASFSLLKREEKRGNFTIYNGGPSSGTTLISFNLNKGKRENGTPLVNPIKSRWFNTVKFRQAVAYGIDRQRIIDNVFRGLATTLNSPISVQSPYYISPQQGLKVYDYNPEKSKQLLLEAGFKYNERGQLFDADGNRVRFTFLGGSGGRIGEAIGAQIKEDLAKVGMQIDFVMAAGSVIGQKLLYTFDWECYLGAFTGSVEPNDGANLWLPDGGLHVFNQKALPGQPPISGREIADWEAEIGRLYVQGAKELDEGKRKAIYAEIQRITQENVPFIYLINPLTLTAVRNTIEGVNYSGLRGLFWNLYELKVVKKSGYRSQLGHLDEARIFARQNSEEKSIMNFGS
- a CDS encoding ABC transporter substrate-binding protein, which codes for MPFAPIFSAITRRRSFLLLLSSLAAFAFSGCQPLKLNTNAAQVPQVVISVLSDPKTFNYPLSQESPNIFGYTYEGLITENGRGLLEPALAESWEISEDSKKIVFTLRKGLKWSDGKPLTADDVIFSYNEIYLNEAIPTDARDVLRIGESRALPTVRKIDDLRIEFTTPEPFAPFLRVTGLPILPAHVLRESVQTKDSEGKPKFLSMWGIDTPPSQIIVNGPYVLDNYATSQRVIFKRNPYYWRKDAEGNSQPYIERVIWQIVESTDTSLIQFRSGGLDAVGVSPEYFSLLKKEENRGDFTIYNGGPASGTTFLSFNLNKGSKNGKLLVDPIKSSWFRNKPFRQAVAYAIDRQTMINNTFRGLGEMQHSPVSVQSPYYLSPSEGLKVYDYNPQKAKELLLEAGFKYNERGELLDEKGNRVRFTLITNAGNKTREAMGAQIKQDLSKIGIQVDFTPIAWSAFTDKLSNTLDWEAHLLGFTGGVEPNDGANIWNSSGGLHSFNQGPQAGSPVQNWEISEWEKEIDRLMVEGAQELDDAKRKEIYAKFQNIVQEELPLIYLVNPLSMGAVRNKIQGVDYSALGGAFWNLYELKVTEQKPTAF
- a CDS encoding ABC transporter substrate-binding protein, whose protein sequence is MPLILGIISLFVLTSCSPTNFKIKAAQVPQIVLTALSDPKTFNPALNQEFPNIFLFAFDHLTEENGITGAVEPCLAESWQISEDKKRIIFTLREGLKWSDGEPLTADDVVFTFEDVIFNKKIPTDFKDSFSIGTSGSFPQVRKIDHRRVEFILPEPFAPLLRSVAGPDGAYILPKHVLQESIKTTDANGNPRFISTWGTDTDPTKIVVNGPYKLESFLSGQRLVFRRNPYYWQRDSQGNQLPYIERIIWQFMENTDTQLLSFRSGDLDVMGDVRPLRPEYFSLLKKEEKRGKFKVYNGGPWSGTTYITFNLSQARDKNNRPIVDPIKSRWFNNLAFRQAVAYGIDRDKMLNNIFRGIGEKQNSPISVQSPYYLDPKDGLKVYEYNPEKAKELLLNAGFKYNDRQQLLDAEGNLVRFTFLTNTGNKIREAIGVQVKDDLSRIGMQIDFTPINFNVLVDKINNSREWEAHMIGFTGGIEPHGLTNLWTSRGGSHSFNLAPQVGQLPISGWQPLDWELEIDRLFMEGARELDETKRKAIYGEFQRIVQENVPVIYLVNETALMAVRDRITGLKYSGLPSWGLWNIQELKIIKKLG